The stretch of DNA TCAGGAATTTATTCCAACTTCGCCGTCATCACACATTCCAGTTCGGAATTCGTTCTTGATTTTATCCAGGTGATGCCCGGCGTTCCTAAAGCGCGCGTGAAGTCGAGAATTATTCTTGCGCCGCAACATGCGAAAAGATTATTGAAAGCCATGAAAGAAAATGTTGCGCGGTTCGAACAGTCGAATGGTGTGATCGCCGATGTGGAATTACCACCGAATGTTTTCCCCATGAATTTCGGCGGGCCACAAGGGCAGGCGTAGGAGCAGCAGGAGTCAGTGGCAGTAAGCAGAAAGGAAACCTCGCGATCTCCTCTCTTCAAAGTTCAGTCGCTCACGCAACCTGGACTTCTTTTTTCCGCTTCGCCGGTTCGATCGTTTTTTTCGAGAGGGTGAGTTTTAATACACCTTCGTCGTACTTCGCCGTTACGTTTTCGTCACTGCTGTTTTCCGGAAGCGAAAAAGAACGGCTGAATTGATTGTAACTGAATTCACGCCGCGTGTAATTCTTTTCTTTTTCTTCCGTCTCTTCTTTGTGTTCTGCCGAGATGTTGAGAATGCCGTTTTCCACTACGATTTCGAAATCATTTTTTCTGAAGCCGGGTGCGGCTACTTCGATGCTGAAATCTTTTTCATTTTCAATTACATTCACGGCAGGAATCCATTCTGCTTCGAAGGTTGGAAAAAGAGAATTGCCGAAGAACCGGTCGGTGTCAAAAAAATCGGACAAGAATGTGCGTACTGCCGGATGATTACCATTGGTGCGTTTAATGAGTGTCATGAGTTTTGTTTTTTTAGGTGAATTGATCAGTGTGATTTAACGGAGTCAAAATTATTTCACAGCTGAAACATTAGCGATGACACCGGTCAACCGCGTTGATGATTTTTGTCAGCGGGATATTTTTCAGGAATTGTTCCTCTCAGATAAATAGATCTTCCACAAACGCCGGAGTTTTTTTCCGCATCACCATTTCACGAACGAATTGTTTTCCCTCGAGCGTGCGCATGAGAAAATTCTTTTTCTTTCCGTTTGTGGCGATAAGTGTGCAGTCGAGTAAATGCGATTTGCGAACTGCAGAACCATATCGCGTGACCGTGATCGTGTAACGGTGAATGTCAATTTTTGCCACATCTTCCCATCGATAAGATTTTCTCAACAGGTTTTTTTTTATGCGGATGAAATTTTCATCGGTGGTGATCTTGTGATACGTGAGCAATAAATAAGTTGCGAAAAGCGCAGTGACACCAAGCCCGATGAAAAAATTTCCTGCGAATACGCTGGCGAAGACCAATAAAAAAATAAGAATCGTCATGTTGTTGAATAAGATCTGCGAGGTGCGCGAATGGCCCACAAGAACTGCTTTCGTCATGAACCACCACGATTGCAACGGATAACTCCGCCTCGCCGTTATATCTGCAAGATCAATTTCTCTTGCCTGCATCTGGTTGTCGATGATGCACGTCGATGGAATTTTCTTTTTCAGTTCGCGCAAAAATAATTTTGCTTCTTCATCCGTGATATCAAATCGCAGCGATTGAAATTTATTTTCACCAGCACCATTTAATGTTTTTATATCGAGCCGCAATTTATCTGTTTCCAGTCGGCTCGTCATCCGGCATTTTCTCAGTGTAATGCTGCTGATATTTTTCAGAGGAACAAATCTTTCCCGTAACGTCCTCGCGAAAAGCTGATCGTCGGAAGTAAAACCCATTACTACCGGAATGGTACTCGTGCCGGAAAAATTATATTGGCTGATGAGCGGGGAGGGTGAACTGGAAGAAGGGATCATTATTATTTATTCTTGTCTTTCTGATTATTCATGCATTGGTGAATTAAATTTTTATTGCCACGATATAAGATCAATCGCAGGTTTACTTTCAGGGAATACGTCGATTAGTTGTAAATTGCAAATGAAATTATGGAAAATTAGCGAATGAAAAAATAGAAATTGATTCCCTGCTTGGGTAGGCATGTTCGGTGCAGCACTCATTCTTTTCTTTTGTTATCATCCCGGTATAAAATTCAGGATCAAAGAGGAGTATAAAAATTTTCCTAACAAAAAAGGAAACCTCACGATCTCCTTTCCCATTTCAAATCAATAAAATTTATTTCCCCCTGATCAACTGTACAAATCCAGTCAGCGGCGTTTTAATATTCGGCCCGCTCAGTATGTAGTAATACGTTCCGTCAACACATTCTCCGCCGTTGCCTTTTTTCTTTCCGTTCCAGTCGTTGAGATAATTTCCGTTTTCATAAACGA from Bacteroidota bacterium encodes:
- a CDS encoding Hsp20/alpha crystallin family protein codes for the protein MTLIKRTNGNHPAVRTFLSDFFDTDRFFGNSLFPTFEAEWIPAVNVIENEKDFSIEVAAPGFRKNDFEIVVENGILNISAEHKEETEEKEKNYTRREFSYNQFSRSFSLPENSSDENVTAKYDEGVLKLTLSKKTIEPAKRKKEVQVA
- a CDS encoding DUF3467 domain-containing protein — protein: MKEEAQNQQQLNIELNEEIASGIYSNFAVITHSSSEFVLDFIQVMPGVPKARVKSRIILAPQHAKRLLKAMKENVARFEQSNGVIADVELPPNVFPMNFGGPQGQA